GTCTGCCTGGGCTTGGCCCTGTCCTCATGGCTTGGGGGGCTGCTGGTCTCGGTGGCCAAGACGACATGCATCGCTAGCCTATCCTACTGCGGTCCCAACGTCCTCAACCACTTCTTCTGTGACGTCTCCCCTCTGCTCAACCTGTCTTGCACTCATGTGGCCCTGACCGAGCTGGTGGACTTCATCTCTGCCATCGTCATCTTCTGTGGGACACTGTTGGTAGCACTGGCCTCCTACTCCGCCATCGGGGTGGCTGTGCTCCGCATGCCGTCAGCCGCCGCCCGGCGCAAGGCCTTTTCCACCTGCGCCTCCCACCTGGTGGTAGTGGGCATCTTCTACTCAGCAGCCCTCTTCATCTACTGCCGTCCCAGCCGCATCAAATCCATGGACCTCAACAAGGTGCTGTCCGTCGTCTACACGGTGCTCACACCCATGTGCAACCCCGTCATCTACTGCCTGCGGAACAGGGAGGTACACGCGGCGCTTCGGAAAACTCTCCACTGACCTTGATTCGGGTCTCGGGTCATGGAACCTCTCTCGTCTCCGGACTGAAGATCGGCCATGGCCACGAAATTCCACACAGAATACCGGAAGGTGGAAGAAAAGCTGAAGGACTATGTTTCCCATCTAATAAACAAGGAGTTCACGTCAATGAAGAACAAAGTCTGAATTACCCACGGGAAAAGTGAATAATGTCTATGAGAAAGCGGGTCATCACAGATGAATGACAAGTGACTGGTAAACTCACACGACAAGATGGTCCACCTTATTAGTAAACCAAGAAGTGCAAATTTAACCCCATCATTTCATTCCTAGAATGAGAAATGCTTAAGGATATTTCTATATGTCCCCACAAGTAGAGCTAGGTCACAGATATGGAGATATTTATGGCATCTTTGTGatgaaaagagaattagaaaCAGCCTAATATCCATCCACAATGAATGGAATAAATACATTACATACATTCGGAGATAAACACTGGGGctgtaaataaaaggaaatagacaTATGTTTGACATGGTGATATGCtgatacatatatgtaaaataaaaattaaggcaaGGCTTTTATTTCAATCCCTTTGGACTATTACctatctatcttctttttttttttttaagattttttcatttatttgacagagagagagagatcacaagtaggcagaggcaggcagagagagagggggaggaagcaggctccctgcggagcagagagcccgatgcaaggctcgatcccaggactctgggatcatgacctgagcggaaggcagaggctccaacccactgagccacccaggcgcccctatctatattctttttaaaaggatatatttattttttctttatttaagagaatGTGTGCAAGTGCAAGTGGAggggagagttagagagagagaaccaagcagactccacgctgaccGTGGAGCAcaacctcaccaccctgagatcatgacttgagctcaagtcaagagttggatgtttagcCAATGGAGCCATTCACGTGTCCAACCTATCTATATTCTTAGTAGTGcctttctaaaaaagattttattttttttatttgagagagagaggggatgagcATGGAggaggggtacagggagagggagaagcagactccccactgagcaaggagcctgaactGGGGCCCCATCCTGGACACTGGGACcacaacctgggctgaaggcagatgcttagccaagtgagccatccaggtgacgcaatagtgccttttttttttttttaaagattttatttatttgagagagcgagcgagcgttagcatgaaaggggcaaggagcagagggagaagctggctccctgatgagcagagggcctaatgtgggacttgatcctgggactccaggatcatgacctgagcccaaggcagttgcttaaccaactgagccacccaggtgccccccaatagTGCCTTTTAATAACAGAAGCTTTCAATTCTGGTGAAGTCTAAATGATGAATATTTAACTAtacaggtattatttttatatcctaacaAAATCTGCCTATTTTCTTGGTCACATTGTCCTAGATGGtttatagttttaagttttagctttctttcttttttttaagattttatttatttatttgacagagagagatcacaagtaggaagagaggcaggcagagagagagggaggaggaagcaggctccctgctgagcagggagcccaatgcggggctcgatcccaggaccctgagatcatgacctgagccaaaggcagcagcttaacccactgagccacccaggtgcccctagttttagCTTTCTAACTTGTGTGTAGGATGCCActcaaaaatgtgtgtgtgtgtgtgaggtagaggttgagctttattttttccatacatAATCcatttttaccaaaataattGCTGGAAAGACCCTCTCATTGAGCTGTATTGGCATCCTTGTCAAACCTCAGACTGAGCATCACAGTGTGGCTCTACTTCTAGACTATTCTATTCTCTGTGAATCCACTGCTCTCTTGTTTTACCAATGTCAAATTGTCTTGATTACCAGAGCGTTATTGCAAGAATTACAGTCAGGAATTTTAAGTCTTCCCACTTAGTTCTTTTTCAAGTTAGCTTTGGCTCTTCTAGGTTCTTTACATTACGATACAAACTTTAGACTCAgctatttatttctataaagatGCCTCCTTAAATTATATAGATGAATTCTTTGAGTCTAGAGATCCTTTTGAGGAGAATTGACATTTTTTGACAAAATCAAGTCTTACAGATCATAAATATAGCACACCTTTCCATTTATGtagcacttaaaatttttgttggGTGTGGCTGACCCAtgtttcattagtttcaggtgtacaacaggaTGACTCCACAAGTTCAAACACtatactatgctcaccacaagtgtagctgccacCTGTCCCTGTACAACTGATTCCCATATCACTGAccatattccccatgctgtacctTTCACCCCTGTTATGTATCCATTCCATCACCAGAAGCCtgtgcctcccactccccttcacctggTTAGTTCatcctccaccccttccctctggaaaccatcaatttgttctctgggtTTGCAGGTCTGATTCCGCTTTTTGATtgtttatttatcctttttatttcttagatgCCACACAGgggtgaagtcatatggtatttgtctttctctgtctgacttctttcactttgccTAGTCCTCTCCAGGCCCATCTACATTGACATGATCTCATCTTTTCTAATGTCTctgtaacattccattgtgtatgtgtgcacatatgtgtgtgtacacataaacACCACACATGTCCGTGTTCATTCATCTGTGGGGGACTCTGAGGTGACTCCCATATTTAGCACTTTGAACCTTTAGCTGTCCTGTCAGCAGTGCTTCAGATTTCTTACTGTGGAGGTCACGTGTGTCTTTCCGTcaatttatttccatgtatttaatGTTTACAATACTTTTTGTATACTTAATAgttctgtaaattttattttcccattgcCACACCTAGCATTTAGAAACAAAACtggtgggtcacctgggtggctcagtgggttaaagcctctgccttcagctcaggtcatgatcccagtgtcctgggattgagccccacatcgggctctctgctcagggggagcctgcttcctcctctccctctttctctctgcctacttgtgatctctatctgtcaaataaataaataaaatttttaaaaaaggaaaaaagaaagaaacaaaactggtttCTGTGAACTTGTCCTGATGCTACAATCTTCCTAATCTCAGATACTAGCTCTAACGTGTGCTCCGTAGATTCCCTAGGATTTTCTGTGCAAATAGtaatgcttttccttctcttttccaattTCTATACCTGTTCCATCCCTCTTCTTGGACCATGTGTAGTTTACACACCGAGCCCTGGGAGTTGCAACCCCATGGGAACCCACTCAGCACTCGTGCGTCTGCAGCTCCTAGGGCTCAGTGTGTAAACTACACACGGTCCAAGAAGATAGACGGACACTCGTGCAGACCCACAAGGGCTGAGTGGGTTCCCGTGGGGCTGCTTCTGGTCCTCTTGGACACACCCAGGGCATAGCCTGGAGGTGCTGTGCTCTCTACTTACCCTGTGTGCAGCTCATTGGAGCCTGGAGCAGGGGCATGCTGGTTTATGTCTTGCCTGTGCCATGACTCTGTGCAGCTTGCCAAGGGGTGCCATTCCTCTTGCCATTCCCCCGCTGCCCAGGGATCCAGGGTCTTTCCTTATAGCACCCATTATCCTCTAGATAATGGGACTCCCCAATGAAACTCTGATCTGTAgacagacagggaaagagagagggagaggcaatgAGAAGGAGGCATCACCCGAGGTCTGCAGGGCCAGGTCTGGCAGTTATAGGTGTCACTGATGCCCACACGTCATTGGCCAGGAATGAGTCACATGATCATACCGATGTGCAAGGGATGCTGGGAGATGTAGTTTAGTGGCATGCTCCTGATTCTGCCCCATCACTGCTAGACACACAAATGTGCACAGAAAgaatagtgtcctttctcatccaTTCTGGAAAATGGAGACCATTTAAGAGAATGAGTGTGATTAAAAGGGTATAAAACGTGCATTGTCAGATGTCTTTGATGGGAGTGTAAATCCATGCAGTATTTTCAGAGAGTAATTTTGTAACGTGGATAAAGATGTTGAATGTACATTGACCAGCAGTCCGACTTCCTAATTGCATATTACAGATCTatttgtgggggggggcagaataGGCATGCCAGGAAATCTATGGAAGCAAGGTTTACACTAGCAGAAACTGGACAGCTCTACAAATATCCCCTAATACAGGATTAGAAAATACATTAGGGTCCATTGTGGGCCATCCCCGTTCCagactttccttcttccctccagcATTCCCTCTGACCACACATCCCTAATGTTCCATGGTCAAGTATTCCAAAGTTAAAGCAATTGCCTTTAAGAAAAACTTCGTCAGGGCAGGGGCCAGATATtagcctcccccaacccccaagtcAACAAACATCTCATTGCCAAGAATACAGAAATAAGAGTCTCCTCTCTGCGTGGGATCACATTTTAGTGGTGcaagaaaaagcaaggaaggacTGATAATAAAGCCAATAAGAGGCATATTAGTGTCAGGGGCTAAGCAGGTTCTAGACTTAAGGGAAAGACTTAACATAAATTGACTGTGGTGTGTCCATTACTGGGCTAGATCTATATACATCTGTATTGATGTAACTTTAGATCCTCTCTGAGAAGGGCATGTGATCTCCATCTGACAGGTATCAATAACA
The Mustela nigripes isolate SB6536 unplaced genomic scaffold, MUSNIG.SB6536 HiC_scaffold_1282, whole genome shotgun sequence DNA segment above includes these coding regions:
- the LOC132008812 gene encoding olfactory receptor 6Z7-like, which produces CLGLALSSWLGGLLVSVAKTTCIASLSYCGPNVLNHFFCDVSPLLNLSCTHVALTELVDFISAIVIFCGTLLVALASYSAIGVAVLRMPSAAARRKAFSTCASHLVVVGIFYSAALFIYCRPSRIKSMDLNKVLSVVYTVLTPMCNPVIYCLRNREVHAALRKTLH